One window of the Doryrhamphus excisus isolate RoL2022-K1 chromosome 10, RoL_Dexc_1.0, whole genome shotgun sequence genome contains the following:
- the bcap31 gene encoding B-cell receptor-associated protein 31 — protein sequence MSLQWTAVATFLYVEVFLVLLLCIPFISAKRWNSVFRSRLVQTIALYGNTSFMVAMAILVFLLIDAVREVRKYSVTEKVDLSNNPTAVEHIHMKLFRAQRNLYIAGFALLLCLLLRRLATLLSQQALLMASNEAFKKQAEGASNAAKSFMEENQVLQDKLRDAGIEVPEAGKKGGGMQEENKALKDEVKTLKEELDATKKALQKSDGDVRAMKKQAENLTVEYDRLLDEHSKLLASGDKKSD from the exons ATGAGTCTCCAGTGGACAGCAGTGGCCACCTTCTTGTACGTGGAGGTCTTCTTGGTTCTCCTCCTCTGTATTCCCTTCATTTCTGCTAAGAG ATGGAACAGTGTCTTCAGGTCTCGGCTGGTCCAAACCATTGCCTTATATGGAAACACTTCCTTTATGGTGGCAATGGCCATCCTGGTCTTCCTGCTCATTG ACGCCGTCCGTGAGGTGAGGAAGTACAGTGTGACGGAGAAGGTGGACCTGAGCAACAACCCGACAGCCGTGGAGCACATTCACATGAAGCTCTTTCGAGCTCAGAGAAATTTGTACATCGCAGGATTCGCCCTGCTGCTCTGCCT gTTGCTGCGTCGTCTGGCCACGCTTCTCTCCCAGCAGGCCTTGCTGATGGCGTCTAACGAGGCGTTCAAGAAGCAGGCGGAGGGCGCCAGTAATGCCGCCAAAAGTTTCATGGAGGAGAACCAAGTGCTGCAAGAC AAACTACGTGACGCTGGTATTGAGGTGCCAGAGGCGGGCAAAAAAGGAGGCGGAATGCAGGAAGAGAACAAGGCTCTAAAGGACGAAGTGAAGACATTAAAGGAGGAACTAGACGCCACCAAAAAAG ctctgCAAAAGTCGGATGGTGATGTTCGTGCGATGAAGAAGCAGGCTGAAAACCTAACAGTGGAATACGACCGACTGCTGGACGAACACAGCAAGCTGCTg GCCAGCGGTGACAAGAAGTCGGACTGA